One genomic window of Camelina sativa cultivar DH55 chromosome 5, Cs, whole genome shotgun sequence includes the following:
- the LOC104785140 gene encoding uncharacterized protein LOC104785140, giving the protein MMKARTANNVLSKRSTKSVRKDQKLQKTNSQKRLSEQEKQDAKEVSSTISTVASDSTTQSDPSEAYESVDVRYLDDNNGAAIASTDAHQQSDSSRVVDKTSGSVCDLEKDDDEQDCKDAREGINADVWEDASNGALSAESENEAADVTENKGGNFEDKIEHLETRIEKLEEELREVAALEISLYSVVPDHCSSAHKLHTPARRISRIYIHACKHFTQGKRATIARNSVSGLVLVAKSCGNDVSRLTFWLSNIIALRQIISQAFGTSRITRISESNGDSGKKTNLRWKNGFQQLLEDWQETETFTTALEKIEFWVFSRIVESVWWQVFTPHMQSPENDSSASKSNGKLMGPSLGDQNQGTFSISLWKNAFRDALQRLCPMRGAGHECGCLPVLARMVMDKCIGRFDVAMFNAILRESEHQIPTDPVSDPILDSKVLPIPAGDLSFGSGAQLKNAIGNWSRCLTEMFGMNSDDSSAKESEDDQVESKPFVLLNELSDLLMLPKDMLMERSIREEMCPSISLPLIKRILCNFTPDEFCPDHVPGAVLEELNAAESIGDGKLSETSFPYGASSISYMPPSTMDIAEKVAEATGKLSRNVSMIQRKGYTSDEELEELDSPLSSIVDKGSDFTAGSTTSNARYKLLREVWGLVE; this is encoded by the exons ATGATGAAGGCAAGAACAGCTAACAATGTCCTGTCGAAGCGATCTACCAAGAGCGTAAGGAAAGATCAAAAGCTGCAGAAGACGAATAGCCAGAAAAGATTGTCAGAACAAGAGAAACAGGATGCTAAGGAAGTGTCTAGTACTATCTCTACAGTAGCAAGTGACTCAACCACACAATCAGATCCCTCTGAGGCTTACGAGTCAGTAGATGTTCGTTACTTGGATGATAATAACGGTGCCGCCATTGCCTCTACAGATGCTCATCAGCAATCAGATTCTAGCAGAGTTGTAGACAAAACAAGTGGATCCGTTTGTGATTTggagaaagatgatgatgaacaagattGTAAAGATGCTCGAGAAGGTATCAATGCTGATGTCTGGGAAGATGCTTCGAACGGTGCTCTTAGTGCTGAAAGTGAGAACGAGGCGGCTGATGTAACAGAGAATAAGGGTGGAAACTTTGAGGACAAGATTGAGCATCTAGAGACGAGAATCGAGAAACTAGAAGAGGAGCTTAGAGAAGTTGCTGCACTTGAGATTTCACTCTATTCTGTTGTGCCTGACCATTGCAGCTCTGCACACAAGCTTCATACTCCTGCTCGACGTATTTCTAGAATCTACATCCATGCCTGTAAGCATTTTACTCAGGGAAAGCGTGCTACGATTGCTAGAAACTCTGTTTCTGGTCTTGTTTTGGTTGCTAAATCTTGTGGGAATGATGTTTCGAG GTTGACCTTCTGGTTATCAAACATCATAGCTCTAAGGCAGATTATTTCGCAAGCTTTTGGTACGTCTCGCATTACACGCATCTCTGAATCAAATGGTGATTCAGGCAAGAAAACAAACCTGAGATGGAAGAATGGTTTTCAACAGCTTTTGGAGGATTGGCAAGAAACTGAGACGTTTACTACTGCACTCGAGAAAATCGAGTTTTGGGTATTCTCTAGAATCGTGGAGTCTGTTTGGTGGCAG GTCTTTACTCCTCATATGCAATCCCCTGAAAACGACTCATCAGCCAGTAAATCAAATGGGAAACTGATGGGACCTTCCTTGGGTGATCAGAACCAAGGCACCTTTTCGATAAGCCTATGGAAAAATGCTTTCCGAGATGCTCTGCAACGGCTTTGTCCTATGCGAGGTGCGGGACATGAATGCGGTTGCTTACCTGTATTGGCTAGAATG GTTATGGACAAGTGTATCGGTAGATTTGATGTAGCCATGTTCAATGCTATTCTGCGAGAGTCAGAGCATCAGATTCCAACCGATCCCGTCTCTGATCCTATTCTTGATTCCAAAGTTCTGCCTATCCCTGCTGGAGACTTAAGCTTTGGATCAGGGGCACAACTTAAAAACGCg ATTGGCAATTGGTCAAGATGCCTCACTGAAATGTTCGGTATGAATTCTGATGATTCTTCGGCAAAAGAAAGCGAAGATGATCAAGTAGAAAGTAAACCCTTTGTTTTACTAAATGAACTTAGTGATCTTCTTATGCTCCCAAAAGACATGCTTATGGAAAGATCCATTAGAGAAGAG ATGTGCCCATCGATCAGTCTTCCACTCATCAAAAGAATACTCTGCAACTTCACACCTGATGAGTTCTGTCCAGATCATGTACCTGGTGCAGTCCTAGAAGAGCTCAATGCTGCCGAG AGCATTGGTGATGGGAAGCTCTCAGAAACAAGCTTCCCTTATGGAGCTTCCTCTATTTCTTACATGCCTCCATCGACCATGGATATAGCAGAAAAAGTTGCTGAGGCTACAGGAAAACTGTCAAGGAACGTATCTATGATACAGAGAAAAGGATACACGAGCGACGAGGAGCTTGAGGAACTGGACTCGCCTCTTTCATCCATCGTTGACAAGGGGAGTGACTTTACAGCTGGCTCAACGACTTCAAATGCAAGATACAAGCTTCTTCGAGAAGTGTGGGGTTTAGTTGAGTGA
- the LOC104785139 gene encoding non-functional pseudokinase ZED1-like, whose amino-acid sequence ILQRKIQSNRATDSFSHNNALVRSRPSSYQCYRGMMEDRLVLVKKWEAEYSSRNGKTCCDIAISSMVSGHKNFLKLLGCCLEFPYPVLVYEYAESIICRPQNGSKYLFDVNLPWNMRMKIAKEVEDALTYLHTAFSKSIIHKDIIPCKIFLDEKGTAKLTEFDNSVLIPEGEKFVEDVIEGTFGYLDHNYMNTGRVTENTDVYGFGAFMLTLLTAMNPSLVDKLYKDCPIKLVEDDRFVEIIDPEVLENCKEQELLQMKAILILSLRCIGCVGEVPKMIEVGKELKRMLVQAKTKLH is encoded by the coding sequence ATATTGCAACGGAAAATCCAATCCAATAGAGCAACCGACAGCTTCAGCCACAATAATGCTCTAGTTCGTAGCCGGCCTAGTAGCTACCAATGTTACAGAGGTATGATGGAAGACCGCCTTGTGCTTGTCAAGAAATGGGAGGCAGAGTATAGTTCCCGCAATGGAAAGACTTGTTGTGACATAGCAATATCATCAATGGTTAGTGGTCACAAGAATTTCCTCAAGCTGTTAGGATGCTGTCTTGAGTTCCCTTATCCAGTTCTAGTCTATGAATATGCAGAGAGTATAATATGCAGACCACAAAATGGATCAAAATATCTATTTGATGTGAATTTACCATGGAATATGAGAATGAAGATTGCAAAGGAGGTAGAAGACGCTTTAACATACCTTCACACTGCATTCTCAAAGAGTATCATCCACAAAGATATAATACCGTGTAAGATCTTCTTGGATGAGAAAGGGACAGCTAAGCTTACTGAGTTCGACAACTCTGTTTTGATTCCAGAAGGAGAAAAGTTTGTTGAAGATGTTATAGAGGGAACATTTGGGTACCTTGATCACAACTATATGAATACTGGGAGAGTAACAGAGAATACTGATGTCTATGGCTTTGGAGCATTCATGCTTACTCTTTTGACCGCAATGAACCCGAGTCTTGTTGACAAACTATACAAGGATTGTCCTATCAAGTTGGTTGAAGACGACAGGTTTGTTGAGATTATTGATCCAGAGGTGTTGGAAAACTGCAAGGAACAAGAGCTATTGCAAATGAAAGCTATCCTCATACTTTCACTGAGATGCATTGGCTGTGTAGGAGAAGTTCCAAAAATGATTGAAGTTGGCAAAGAACTTAAGAGGATGCTTGTTCAAGCCAAAACCAAATTGCATTAA
- the LOC104785138 gene encoding uncharacterized protein LOC104785138, with translation MEETHMNMVLCFSVSRNQIPDYNPEEKNWTEKILDDVGDFKSLEEVVSKLTEKLNLTESQVAGIRKTLIKVEEEAAKLTPPPKSAANPCSKSKKKKNMKKQASKQQTQAELLLDPADVETIEAMKKEISTTLDLLKIIQHLQNPTRVGVRQVRASAGDKISGRVRAGNKISGLVRAGSIVSEQVRVGSISEQAGLRKHVGNRWE, from the exons ATGGAGGAAACGCATATGAATATGGTTCTCTGTTTCTCAGTTTCTCGGAATCAAATTCCAG ATTACAATCCGGAGGAAAAGAACTGGACTGAGAAAATTCTGGATGATGTGGGTGATTTCAAAAGTCTGGAAGAGGTGGTGTCTAAGCTGACAGAGAAACTGAATCTCACCGAGTCTCAGGTTGCGGGTATAAGGAAGACATTGAttaaggttgaagaagaagctgctaaACTCACACCACCACCAAAGAGTGCTGCAAATCCATGTagtaaatcaaagaagaagaagaacatgaaaAAACAAGCCTCTAAGCAGCAGA CACAAGCTGAACTACTACTTGACCCTGCTGATGTTGAAACTATTGAAGCAATGAAGAAGGAGATTTCAACTACTCTGGACTTGTTGAAGATCATACAACACCTACAAAACCCTACAAGAGTTGGAGTTAGACAAGTCAGAGCTTCTGCTGGTGACAAAATCAGTGGACGAGTGAGAGCTGGAAACAAAATCAGTGGACTAGTGAGAGCTGGGAGCATTGTCAGTGAACAAGTGAGAGTTGGGAGCATCAGTGAACAAGCAGGGCTAAGGAAGCATGTTGGAAACCGATGGGAATGA
- the LOC104785141 gene encoding uncharacterized protein LOC104785141 has translation MPSTQSLTVAAKTLRNRIFSRSGSTSAGPSRWATPGHEERPKGYFMNRTPPAPGQSRKWEDWELPCYITSFLTIVILGVGLNAKPDLSIETWAHQKALERLEMEKLATAGDSSD, from the coding sequence ATGCCGTCGACGCAGTCCTTGACCGTCGCAGCGAAGACGCTACGGAATCGGATCTTCTCCAGGTCTGGATCTACATCCGCCGGTCCGAGTCGGTGGGCGACTCCAGGTCACGAGGAAAGACCCAAAGGTTACTTTATGAACCGGACTCCTCCGGCACCAGGACAGTCGCGAAAATGGGAAGATTGGGAGCTACCTTGTTACATCACGAGCTTCCTCACAATTGTTATCCTCGGCGTTGGGCTCAATGCAAAACCTGATCTTTCAATCGAGACTTGGGCTCATCAGAAAGCTTTAGAGCGTCTTGAGATGGAGAAGCTCGCCACCGCTGGAGATTCGTCCGATTAA
- the LOC104788817 gene encoding mitogen-activated protein kinase kinase kinase YODA-like, with amino-acid sequence MFPSMEFVKPLGKGSYGSVDLVRFTKPDGSNPYYQAVKTSYPQDFEPLLKEFQILYKLRDCPRIVQTCGTSLSRGVDDYGIRVYRMSMEYAAGGSLTSLMETRSLSDSMIRDFTYMILEGLVSIHSHGNVHCDLKPENILVFPRNASYELKIADFGMSTKVGQDSEFWEYESPYLGTPLYMSPESVQNGIAEEALDLWSLGCIVLEMYTGEPPWPLEDYKKLLPLLLNGNAPEIPESLPWDARQFLQTCFASNPVERGSASELLKHKFLHNVSDQKKVSVTGAGDKRESVVVLKSKKVLKVKIIPPKPPQFKKILNRPLRLKIIPPKPPRCNLVPVQ; translated from the coding sequence ATGTTTCCGTCTATGGAGTTTGTGAAACCCTTAGGCAAAGGTTCATATGGTTCCGTCGATCTCGTCAGATTCACGAAACCCGACGGCTCGAATCCGTACTACCAAGCCGTGAAAACCTCATACCCACAAGACTTCGAACCGCTCCTTAAAGAGTTTCAGATTCTGTATAAACTCAGAGATTGCCCTAGAATCGTGCAAACTTGCGGGACAAGTCTGTCGAGAGGTGTCGATGATTACGGAATAAGAGTATACAGGATGTCAATGGAGTATGCAGCTGGTGGAAGTTTAACTTCTCTCATGGAAACAAGATCATTGTCTGATTCAATGATCAGAGACTTTACTTATATGATTCTTGAAGGACTTGTCTCTATCCATAGTCACGGAAACGTTCATTGCGATCTCAAACCCGAAAACATTCTCGTGTTTCCTCGTAACGCTTCGTACGAATTGAAGATTGCGGATTTTGGAATGTCGACAAAAGTTGGACAAGACTCGGAGTTTTGGGAATATGAGTCTCCGTATTTGGGGACGCCTCTTTACATGTCGCCAGAATCTGTTCAAAACGGGATCGCGGAGGAAGCCTTAGATTTGTGGTCATTAGGTTGTATCGTGTTGGAGATGTATACCGGAGAACCGCCATGGCCGTTGGAAGATTATAAGAAGCTTTTACCTCTTTTGTTGAATGGGAATGCACCAGAGATACCAGAGTCTCTTCCTTGGGACGCAAGGCAGTTTTTACAAACATGTTTCGCAAGTAATCCTGTGGAAAGAGGAAGCGCCTCGGAGCTATTGAAGCATAAGTTTCTACATAATGTTTCCGATCAGAAGAAGGTGAGTGTTACGGGCGCCGGAGATAAGAGAGAGTCGGTGGTGGTGTTGAAGTCGAAGAAGGTCCTAAAAGTGAAGATTATTCCACCAAAGCCACcacaatttaagaaaattttgaatagaCCTCTGAGACTGAAGATAATACCTCCCAAACCCCCAAGATGCAATCTTGTTCCGGTACAGTAG